In Pyrus communis chromosome 1, drPyrComm1.1, whole genome shotgun sequence, the following are encoded in one genomic region:
- the LOC137743814 gene encoding uncharacterized protein, whose amino-acid sequence MEDLIVQFSFLSNQALQDESFDPATIEDLMKLFEIEAYRSWAAVELEQQQEVEEAETAMQEAEDYMDSVMESAMDEFRRFEEEMERMSKEEMDSLVATAEGARRMGKLMENAATVASKRYIEAALNSATASMKSAWKGISTKKVHPS is encoded by the coding sequence ATGGAAGATCTCATTGTTCAATTCAGCTTCCTCTCCAACCAAGCCTTGCAAGACGAGTCCTTCGACCCCGCCACGATCGAGGACCTCATGAAGCTGTTCGAGATCGAAGCCTACAGATCGTGGGCCGCGGTCGAGCTCGAACAGCAACAGGAGGTGGAAGAAGCCGAGACTGCCATGCAGGAAGCCGAGGACTACATGGACTCGGTGATGGAGAGCGCCATGGACGAGTTCCGACGCTTCGAGGAGGAGATGGAACGCATGTCGAAAGAGGAAATGGACAGCCTGGTTGCGACGGCGGAGGGGGCTAGGAGGATGGGGAAGTTGATGGAAAATGCAGCAACTGTTGCTTCCAAGAGGTACATTGAGGCTGCACTCAACTCCGCTACTGCTTCCATGAAATCGGCTTGGAAGGGCATTTCTACCAAGAAGGTTCACCCTTCTTGA
- the LOC137711978 gene encoding uncharacterized protein, with amino-acid sequence MGKPGSRSESSTKADRKFEKKLEFYAKVRDAVSSLGAQKAIVKKKKLRSRQKKLKAYDLSSFSEFLPELKEKRSTAASEFKINCKSKKKLVLKEGKQLTTVLNHPTFKSNPLAAIHQHLQSTQPVEDVKPEKRKNKSGSKKRKEKKSKASAGPQAMDM; translated from the exons ATGGGGAAGCCAGGTTCACG CTCAGAATCTTCGACGAAAGCAGACCGCAAGTTCGAAAAGAAGCTCGAATTTTATGCCA AGGTTAGAGATGCAGTTTCTTCCTTGGGTGCTCAGAAGGCTATTGTTAAG AAGAAGAAACTACGTAGCCGACAGAAGAAATTGAAAGCGTAtgatctctcttctttctcagaATTCCTTCCTGAGCTGAAAGAGAAGCGATCCACTGCTGCTTCGGAGTTCAAGATAAATTGTAAATCCAAGAAAAAGCTAGT ATTGAAGGAAGGAAAGCAGTTGACTACAGTTCTTAATCATCCCACTTTCAAGTCGAATCCCCTGGCTGCCATTCATCAACACTTACAGAGTACTCAGCCAGTCGAAGATGTCAAAccagagaaaaggaaaaacaaaagtgGAAGcaagaagaggaaagaaaagaaatctaAGGCATCAGCCGGACCCCAAGCTATGGATATGTGA
- the LOC137711954 gene encoding uncharacterized protein At1g10890 isoform X1 has protein sequence MPRDLARSQSRSPSYRRKHSPSPVGHRSSRRSRRDRSRSPYSSYSHSRRKSRSITPKRRRSRSPTSRRRKSRSPTPRRRKSRSPTPRRRKSRSPVLRRYKRQRSRSSSLSPIRKSSSSSLGLLDQKNATEKLRKEEEEEKKRRQQEAELKLLEEETSRRVEEAIRRKVEESLNSDEIKVEIQRQLEEGRKKLLTEVAAQLEKEKEAALVEARHKEEQARKEKEELEGMLEENRRRVEEAQRREALEQQRREEERYRELEELQRQKEEALRRKKQEEEEARLNQMKLLGKNKSRPKLSFAFGSK, from the exons ATGCCTCGTGACTTGGCACGGTCACAATCACGATCACCTTCTTATAGGCGAAAGCATTCGCCATCTCCAGTGGGGCATCGGTCTAGCAGGAGAAGCCGCAGAGACAGAAGCCGGTCTCCATATTCCTCGTATTCTCATAGCAG ACGGAAAAGTCGTTCAATTACCCCTAAGCGTCGAAGAAGTCGTTCTCCGACTTCAAGACGACGTAAAAGTCGTTCTCCTACCCCAAGACGTCGTAAAAGTCGTTCTCCAACCCCAAGACGCCGTAAAAGTCGTTCTCCAGTATTGAGGCGCTATAAGAGGCAAAGAAGTAGGAGCTCCTCCTTGTCTCCTATTCGTAAATCTTCTAGTTCAAGTCTTGGATTGTTGGACCAGAAAAACGCCACTGAGAAAttgagaaaggaagaagaagaagagaagaaaag GCGGCAACAAGAAGCAGAATTGAAACTGCTAGAAGAAGAGACTTCAAGAAGGGTGGAAGAAGCAATTCGTAGGAAAGTTGAGGAGAGCTTAAACTCCGATGAGATTAAAGTGGAAATACAGAGGCAGTTGGAGGAAGGACGGAAGAAGCTTCTTACTGAAGTGGCAGCGCAActtgagaaagaaaaggaagcaGCTCTGGTTGAGGCTAGGCATAAGGAG GAACAAGCtcgaaaagagaaagaagagctGGAAGGGATGCTTGAAGAGAACCGGAGGAGAGTGGAAGAAGCTCAAAGAAGGGAGGCTTTGGAGCAGCAGCGGAGGGAGGAGGAGCGATACAGGGAACTGGAAGAGCTCCAGAGACAAAAAGAAGAGGCATTGCGAAGGAAGAaacaagaggaggaggaagcacGGTTGAATCAAATGAAACTGTTGGGTAAGAACAAATCCCGGCCAAAATTGTCATTTGCATTCGGGTCCaaatag
- the LOC137711954 gene encoding uncharacterized protein At1g10890 isoform X2, with the protein MRRKSRSITPKRRRSRSPTSRRRKSRSPTPRRRKSRSPTPRRRKSRSPVLRRYKRQRSRSSSLSPIRKSSSSSLGLLDQKNATEKLRKEEEEEKKRRQQEAELKLLEEETSRRVEEAIRRKVEESLNSDEIKVEIQRQLEEGRKKLLTEVAAQLEKEKEAALVEARHKEEQARKEKEELEGMLEENRRRVEEAQRREALEQQRREEERYRELEELQRQKEEALRRKKQEEEEARLNQMKLLGKNKSRPKLSFAFGSK; encoded by the exons ATGAG ACGGAAAAGTCGTTCAATTACCCCTAAGCGTCGAAGAAGTCGTTCTCCGACTTCAAGACGACGTAAAAGTCGTTCTCCTACCCCAAGACGTCGTAAAAGTCGTTCTCCAACCCCAAGACGCCGTAAAAGTCGTTCTCCAGTATTGAGGCGCTATAAGAGGCAAAGAAGTAGGAGCTCCTCCTTGTCTCCTATTCGTAAATCTTCTAGTTCAAGTCTTGGATTGTTGGACCAGAAAAACGCCACTGAGAAAttgagaaaggaagaagaagaagagaagaaaag GCGGCAACAAGAAGCAGAATTGAAACTGCTAGAAGAAGAGACTTCAAGAAGGGTGGAAGAAGCAATTCGTAGGAAAGTTGAGGAGAGCTTAAACTCCGATGAGATTAAAGTGGAAATACAGAGGCAGTTGGAGGAAGGACGGAAGAAGCTTCTTACTGAAGTGGCAGCGCAActtgagaaagaaaaggaagcaGCTCTGGTTGAGGCTAGGCATAAGGAG GAACAAGCtcgaaaagagaaagaagagctGGAAGGGATGCTTGAAGAGAACCGGAGGAGAGTGGAAGAAGCTCAAAGAAGGGAGGCTTTGGAGCAGCAGCGGAGGGAGGAGGAGCGATACAGGGAACTGGAAGAGCTCCAGAGACAAAAAGAAGAGGCATTGCGAAGGAAGAaacaagaggaggaggaagcacGGTTGAATCAAATGAAACTGTTGGGTAAGAACAAATCCCGGCCAAAATTGTCATTTGCATTCGGGTCCaaatag